One Balaenoptera ricei isolate mBalRic1 chromosome 16, mBalRic1.hap2, whole genome shotgun sequence genomic window carries:
- the LOC132350237 gene encoding cytochrome P450 2E1, with protein sequence MAALGIMVALLVWTATLLLISIWTHIYSNRRLPPGPFPLPFVGNIFQLEIKNIPKSFTRLAERFGPVFTLYLGSRRFVVLHGYKAVKEVLLDYRNEFSGRGETPAFQVHQDKGIIFNNGPTWQDTRRFSLTTLRDFGMGKQGNEQRIQSEAQLLLGALRKTHGQPFDPTFVIGFAPYNVISDILFHKRADYNDKTALRMLSLFNENFYLLSSPWIQLYNNFPGYIRYLPGSHRKLIKNVSEIKEYALEGVKDHQKSLEPSCPRDFTDTMLMEMEKEKHSTDPVYTLDNIAVTVADLLFAGTETTNTTLRYGLLILMKHPEVEEKLHEEIDRVIGPSRIPAVKDRLDMPYLDAVVHEIQRFIDIIPSNLSHKATRDTVFRGYVIPKGTVIIPTLDSLLYDSQEFPEPEKFKPEHFLNENGKFKYSDHFKPFSAGKRACVGEGLARMELFLFLASILQHFNLKSLVDPKDIDLSPIAIGFAKVPPHYKLCVIPRSQV encoded by the exons ATGGCCGCCCTGGGCATCATGGTCGCCCTGCTGGTGTGGACGGCCACCTTGCTGCTCATCTCCATCTGGACACACATCTACAGCAACAGGCGACTGCCCCCTGGCCCTTTCCCACTGCCCTTCGTTGGGAACATTTTCCAGTTGGAAATTAAGAATATTCCCAAATCCTTCACCAGG CTGGCAGAGCGTTTCGGCCCAGTGTTCACCCTGTACCTGGGCTCACGGCGCTTCGTGGTCCTGCACGGCTACAAGGCCGTGAAGGAGGTCCTGCTCGACTACAGGAATGAGTTTTCTGGCAGAGGAGAAACCCCCGCGTTCCAGGTGCACCAGGACAAAG GGATTATTTTCAATAATGGACCGACCTGGCAGGACACCCGGCGGTTCTCCCTGACCACCCTCCGTGACTTCGGGATGGGGAAACAGGGCAATGAGCAGCGGATCCAGAGCGAGGCCCAGCTCCTGCTGGGGGCACTCCGGAAGACCCATG GCCAGCCCTTCGACCCCACCTTTGTCATCGGCTTCGCGCCCTACAACGTCATCTCCGACATCCTCTTCCACAAGCGCGCCGACTACAACGACAAGACGGCTCTGAGGATGCTGAGTTTGTTCAACGAGAACTTCTACCTGCTCAGTAGCCCCTGGATCCAG CTTTATAATAATTTCCCAGGCTACATACGTTACCTGCCTGGAAGCCATAGAAAACTAATCAAAAATGTGTCTGAAATAAAAGAGTATGCTCTAGAAGGAGTGAAGGACCACCAGAAGTCGCTGGAGCCCAGCTGCCCCCGAGACTTCACCGACACCATGCTGATGGAAATGGAGAAG GAAAAACACAGTACAGACcctgtgtacaccttggacaacaTTGCTGTGACCGTGGCCGACCTGCTCTTTGCGGGGACAGAGACCACCAACACCACCCTGAGATACGGGCTCCTGATTCTCATGAAACACCCGGAGGTCGAAG AGAAACTTCATGAAGAAATTGACAGGGTGATTGGGCCAAGCCGAATCCCTGCCGTCAAGGACAGGCTGGATATGCCCTACCTGGACGCCGTGGTGCATGAGATTCAGCGATTCATCGACATCATTCCCTCCAACCTGTCCCACAAAGCAACCCGGGACACAGTGTTCAGAGGATACGTCATCCCCAAG GGCACAGTCATAATTCCGACACTGGACTCCCTCTTGTATGACAGCCAAGAATTCCCTGAACCAGAGAAGTTTAAGCCAGAGCACTTTCTGAATGAAAATGGAAAGTTCAAGTACAGTGACCATTTCAAGCCATTTTCTGCAG GAAAGCGGGCGTGTGTTGGAGAAGGCCTGGCTCGCATGGAACTGTTCCTGTTTTTGGCCTCCATCCTGCAGCACTTTAACTTGAAGTCGCTGGTAGACCCCAAGGATATCGACCTCAGCCCCATCGCAATTGGGTTTGCCAAGGTCCCCCCCCATTACAAACTCTGTGTCATTCCCCGCTCACAAGTGTGA